The Cloeon dipterum chromosome 3, ieCloDipt1.1, whole genome shotgun sequence genome includes a region encoding these proteins:
- the LOC135938299 gene encoding aurora kinase C-like has product MAANVRGKENKIRMGTSSRVLSVSAESTSSSQGTARSRQPQPVANSVQHPVPKPRPMSGPQMVVRKAPTTQLRSGNVPMIGANRQPSSSTVNTSKPYHPVPAPRKSIPVMKTAKPPTPKNSVPIATPVLTLPAIPKENKESQGAIKKPMPNSNPSKNGPSEAGSSASSQQQPQSDSLKPQQEEPASQSSSKRWTLENFDIGRGLGKGKFGQVYLAREKSSRFVVAIKVLFKNQIKEAKVDHQLRREIEIQSHLRHPNILRMFGYFHDDARVYLILEYAPGGELYRLMKKQPNQRFDEPMAAKLIAQLTDALIYCHSKNVIHRDIKPENLLLGAGNSLKIADFGWSVHAPSSRRDTVCGTLDYLPPEMIAGQTHDEKVDIWSVGILSYEFLVGKPPFEAKDYDATYSNILQAPVRFPSHVSDGAKDLIIKILQRKPNRRLPLADILAHEWVVKFSKEASNVIINSSEQPSGSK; this is encoded by the exons ATGGCAGCGAATGTGCGGGGGAAGGAAAACAAAATCCGCATGGGCACATCTTCACGCGTCCTGAGTGTGTCAGCAGAATCAACCAGCAGCAGTCAAGGAACAGCTCGCAGTCGTCAGCCTCAGCCTGTTGCAAACAGCGTGCAGCATCCTGTGCCCAAACCAAGACCGATGTCAGGGCCTCAGATGGTTGTCAGAAAAGCTCCAACGACGCAGCTGAGAAGTGGAAATGTGCCTATGATTGGGGCCAACAGACAACCATCCTCATCTACGGTGAACACTAGCAAACCATACCACCCTGTTCCTGCGCCAAG gaaAAGTATCCCAGTCATGAAAACCGCAAAGCCACCAACCCCCAAAAACTCGGTGCCAATCGCCACGCCAGTTCTGACCCTACCAGCAATCCCCAAAGAAAATAAGGAGAGTCAAGGTGCTATTAAAAAACCTATGCCTAACTCTAACCCTTCAAAAAATGGGCCAAGTGAAGCTGGGAGCAGTGCTTCCTCTCAGCAGCAACCTCAAAGTGATTCCCTAAAACCTCAGCAAGAAGAGCCTGCATCACAAAGTTCAAG cAAACGCTGGACactagaaaattttgacattgGTAGAGGActgggaaaaggaaaatttggtCAAGTGTATCTGGCCAGAGAGAAAAGCTCTCGTTTTGTTGTTGCTATCAAGGTTTTGTTCAAGAACCAAATCAAGGAGGCCAAAGTTGACCACCAGCTGAGGAGGGAAATCGAAATCCAGTCTCATTTAAG GCATCCCAACATCTTGCGCATGTTTGGCTACTTTCACGATGATGCTAGAGTTTACCTCATCCTTGAATACGCTCCTGGAGGAGAACTGTACCGCCTCATGAAGAAACAGCCCAACCAGCGCTTTGATGAACCCAT GGCTGCAAAACTGATTGCACAGCTCACTGATGCACTCATTTACTGTCATTCGAAGAATGTCATCCACAGAGACATCAAGCCTGAAAACCTCCTACTTGGTGCAGGCAACTCTTTGAAGATTGCTGACTTTGGGTGGTCAGTCCACGCCCCATCTTCCAG GAGGGACACGGTTTGTGGCACCTTGGACTACCTTCCTCCAGAAATGATTGCTGGCCAAACTCATGATGAAAAGGTGGACATCTGGAGTGTTGGAATCCTCAGCTACGAGTTTCTGGTTGGCAAGCCTCCGTTTGAGGCGAAGGACTATGACGCTACCTACAGCAACATCCTCCAAGCGCCTGTTAGATTTCCATCGCACGTGTCTGATGGTGCCAAAGACCTGATTATCAAG ATACTGCAGCGGAAGCCAAATAGAAGACTTCCACTTGCTGACATTTTGGCGCATGAGTGGGTCGTCAAGTTCTCCAAAGAAGCATCAAATGTGATAATCAACTCCTCAGAGCAGCCAAGTGGGAGTAAGTGA